Proteins from a genomic interval of Desulfofustis limnaeus:
- a CDS encoding DUF134 domain-containing protein, with translation MSPRPKKMRRCEGSFCGRAFKPTGTPLNELTPIALHRDELEALRLCDVEGLTQEEAGLRMGVSRGTVQRIITGARKKTATALTEGQALVFIDSES, from the coding sequence GGCGCTGTGAAGGTTCGTTCTGCGGCCGGGCCTTCAAGCCGACCGGGACGCCGCTCAACGAACTGACGCCGATCGCTCTCCATCGCGATGAACTGGAGGCTCTGCGGCTCTGCGACGTGGAGGGGCTGACCCAGGAGGAGGCCGGCCTGCGCATGGGGGTCTCCCGCGGCACCGTCCAGCGCATCATCACCGGCGCCCGGAAGAAGACGGCAACGGCGCTCACCGAAGGACAGGCCCTGGTCTTTATCGACAGCGAGAGCTGA
- a CDS encoding peptide chain release factor 3, with the protein MSSTLDREISRRRTFGIISHPDAGKTTLTEKLLLFGGAINLAGAVKSRKAERHATSDWMKVEQERGISVTTSVMKFTYRDYEVNLLDTPGHQDFSEDTYRVLTAVDSAVMVIDSAKGVETQTEKLMEVCRMRNTPLITFINKLDREGRSPLELLDEIEDKLQIECAPLSWPIGMGKRFRGVYNLYRKNLRLFTPGAETRDQQVITIDSLDDPQLDRLLGAQADDLREDLELLEGAASPFTYQQYLKASQTPVFFGSAINNFGVQEMLDTFVEMAPPPGPRQSETRVVTPNEEQFSGFVFKIQANMNPAHRDRIAFLRVCSGSFTKGMKVRHHRLNKDITLAGAIIFMAQDREHVEEAWPGDIIGLPNHGTIKIGDTFSTKEPLKFTGIPNFAPEHFRRVLLKNPLKLKQLQKGLVQLAEEGAIQVFRPLVGSDYVMGAVGVLQFEVTMARLKNEYGVDAIYEPVRFGAARWVDCPDKKKLARFEQANQHVLAYDAEGFLTYLAESEWMLRFFMEKWPDIEFRKTREIT; encoded by the coding sequence ATGAGCAGTACCCTGGACAGAGAAATCAGCCGCCGGCGCACCTTTGGCATCATCAGTCATCCCGATGCCGGCAAGACCACCTTGACCGAAAAGCTGCTGCTCTTCGGCGGCGCCATCAACCTCGCCGGCGCCGTCAAGTCGCGCAAGGCGGAGCGGCACGCGACCAGCGACTGGATGAAGGTGGAGCAGGAACGCGGTATCTCGGTGACCACCTCGGTGATGAAGTTCACCTATCGCGATTATGAAGTAAACCTGCTCGACACCCCCGGCCACCAGGACTTCTCGGAAGACACCTACCGGGTATTGACCGCCGTCGACTCCGCGGTGATGGTCATCGACAGCGCCAAAGGGGTTGAGACCCAGACCGAAAAGTTGATGGAGGTCTGCCGGATGCGCAACACGCCGTTGATCACCTTCATCAACAAGCTGGACCGGGAGGGCCGCTCGCCGCTGGAGTTGCTCGACGAGATCGAGGACAAGTTGCAGATCGAATGCGCTCCGCTGTCCTGGCCGATCGGCATGGGCAAGCGGTTCAGGGGCGTCTACAACCTCTACCGAAAGAATCTGCGGCTCTTCACCCCCGGCGCCGAGACCCGCGACCAGCAGGTGATCACCATCGACAGCCTGGACGACCCGCAGCTGGACCGGCTGCTCGGCGCCCAGGCCGACGACCTGCGCGAGGACCTGGAGCTGCTCGAGGGCGCCGCCAGCCCGTTCACCTACCAGCAGTATCTGAAGGCCTCCCAGACCCCGGTCTTTTTCGGCTCGGCGATCAACAACTTCGGCGTCCAGGAGATGCTCGACACCTTCGTCGAGATGGCCCCGCCGCCCGGTCCGCGCCAGAGCGAGACGCGGGTCGTGACGCCGAACGAGGAACAGTTCTCCGGTTTCGTCTTCAAGATCCAGGCCAACATGAACCCGGCTCATCGCGACCGTATCGCGTTTTTGCGCGTCTGTTCAGGCTCCTTCACCAAGGGCATGAAGGTCAGGCACCACCGCTTGAACAAGGATATCACGCTGGCCGGAGCGATCATCTTCATGGCCCAGGACCGGGAGCATGTGGAAGAGGCCTGGCCCGGCGACATCATCGGCCTGCCCAACCACGGCACGATCAAGATCGGCGACACCTTCAGCACCAAGGAGCCGCTCAAGTTCACCGGCATCCCCAACTTCGCGCCGGAACACTTTCGCCGGGTCCTGCTGAAAAACCCGCTGAAGCTGAAGCAGCTGCAGAAAGGGCTGGTACAATTGGCCGAAGAGGGGGCGATCCAGGTCTTCAGACCGCTGGTGGGTTCCGATTACGTGATGGGCGCGGTGGGCGTGCTGCAGTTCGAGGTGACCATGGCCCGGCTGAAAAACGAGTACGGCGTGGACGCCATTTACGAACCGGTCCGTTTCGGGGCGGCGCGCTGGGTGGACTGCCCGGACAAGAAGAAGCTGGCCCGCTTCGAACAGGCCAACCAGCACGTGCTGGCCTACGATGCCGAGGGGTTTCTCACCTATCTGGCGGAAAGCGAATGGATGCTGAGATTCTTCATGGAGAAATGGCCCGACATCGAGTTCCGCAAGACCAGGGAAATCACCTGA
- the rfbB gene encoding dTDP-glucose 4,6-dehydratase, with product MNDEKRTLLVTGGCGFIGCNFVRLVNRELPHWRLINLDKLTYAGNLQSLAGVEENERYRFVCGDIGDAELVERLFGEEQIDTVVHFAAESHVDRSIVGPGEFIRTNIVGTFTLLEAARRHWPGQNGGEARRFLHISTDEVYGSLGATGLFSETTPYDPRSPYSASKASSDHLVSAYFHTYGLPAVITNCSNNYGPYQFPEKLIPLVCNNALQGLTLPVYGDGKNIRDWLHVEDHCRALVAVLQRGRPGHHYNVGGNSEMANIDVVRMICDLLDQRVGLLPDGRQHRELITFVRDRLGHDRRYAIDASKIKAEIGWQPAIRFADGLAATIDWYLEHRAWLEAVLDGSYQDYYRTMYGHAEGAADLG from the coding sequence ATGAACGATGAAAAAAGAACCCTGCTGGTGACCGGCGGCTGCGGCTTCATCGGCTGCAATTTCGTACGCCTGGTCAACCGGGAGCTGCCGCACTGGCGGCTGATCAACCTGGATAAGCTCACCTACGCGGGCAACCTGCAGAGCCTCGCCGGTGTCGAGGAAAATGAGCGGTACCGTTTTGTCTGCGGCGACATCGGTGACGCTGAGTTGGTGGAGCGGTTGTTTGGCGAGGAGCAGATCGACACCGTCGTCCATTTTGCCGCCGAGTCTCACGTGGATCGCTCCATCGTCGGGCCCGGCGAATTCATCCGCACCAATATCGTCGGCACCTTCACGCTGCTCGAGGCGGCCCGCCGCCACTGGCCGGGGCAGAACGGCGGCGAGGCCCGCCGCTTTCTGCATATCAGCACCGACGAGGTGTATGGATCGCTCGGCGCCACCGGGCTGTTCAGCGAGACCACCCCGTACGATCCCCGCTCGCCCTATTCCGCCTCGAAGGCCTCGTCCGATCATCTTGTTTCCGCCTATTTCCATACCTACGGGCTGCCCGCGGTGATCACCAACTGCTCCAACAACTACGGGCCCTACCAGTTCCCGGAAAAGCTGATCCCGCTGGTCTGCAACAACGCGCTGCAGGGCCTGACCTTGCCGGTCTACGGGGACGGCAAGAACATCCGTGACTGGCTCCATGTGGAGGATCATTGCCGGGCGCTGGTGGCCGTGCTGCAGCGGGGGCGGCCGGGACACCATTACAACGTCGGCGGCAACAGCGAGATGGCCAACATCGACGTGGTCCGGATGATCTGCGATCTTCTCGACCAGCGGGTCGGCCTGTTGCCCGACGGCCGGCAGCACCGGGAGCTGATCACCTTCGTGCGCGATCGCCTGGGCCATGACCGGCGCTACGCCATCGACGCCAGCAAGATCAAGGCGGAGATCGGCTGGCAGCCCGCCATCCGCTTCGCCGACGGGCTGGCTGCCACCATCGATTGGTACCTGGAGCACCGGGCCTGGCTGGAGGCGGTGCTTGACGGTTCCTATCAGGACTACTACCGCACCATGTACGGCCACGCCGAAGGCGCAGCAGATCTGGGGTGA
- the rfbC gene encoding dTDP-4-dehydrorhamnose 3,5-epimerase yields the protein MQIVKTAIPEVLIVEPKVFGDDRGFFMESYNRRTWRELTGLDTEFVQDNHSRSSRGVLRGIHYQIRQPQGKLVRVVAGEVFDVAVDLRRSSPTFGRWAGVVLSAENKRQFWVPPGFGHAFLVLSAAADFLYKATHYYAPQHERAIIWDDPDLAIDWPGGLSPVLSAKDAAAPRFAAAEVYD from the coding sequence ATGCAGATCGTGAAAACCGCCATCCCCGAGGTGCTGATTGTCGAGCCGAAGGTATTCGGCGACGACCGGGGGTTTTTCATGGAGAGCTACAATCGCCGCACCTGGCGGGAGTTGACCGGACTCGATACGGAGTTCGTGCAGGACAACCATTCCCGATCGTCGCGTGGGGTGCTGCGCGGCATCCATTACCAGATCCGGCAGCCGCAGGGTAAACTGGTGCGGGTGGTGGCCGGGGAGGTCTTCGATGTGGCCGTCGATCTGCGGCGCTCGTCGCCGACGTTCGGCCGGTGGGCCGGCGTCGTGCTGAGCGCGGAGAACAAGCGGCAATTCTGGGTGCCGCCCGGATTCGGCCACGCCTTTCTGGTCCTTTCCGCGGCCGCCGATTTTCTCTACAAGGCGACTCATTATTACGCCCCTCAGCATGAGCGGGCGATCATCTGGGACGATCCCGATCTGGCCATCGACTGGCCCGGCGGTCTGTCCCCGGTGCTTTCCGCCAAGGATGCGGCCGCCCCCCGTTTTGCCGCGGCCGAGGTCTACGACTAA
- a CDS encoding protein kinase domain-containing protein has product MKPFSVGKYLVLKRLGKGGMGVVYKAIHPEIDKIVALKVLQPSEALEITLGNDRLEEIFTAEARILASLQHPNLAAVWDYDRDQQGRPYLVMEYYCNNLGIMIGEQFQIEQPSRPIRPETLVRYGLQILDALAYLHHQRIVHRDIKPHNILVTDDDTVKLCDFGMALADSLSFSGPDNMQIGSPYYTPPEQRKDPHRVDGRADLYGSAVLLYRLLTGTLPGMQSFPLSLIDATYDASWDDFFHTGLQWDPQRRFPSADAMRRALAALPLQPVPSADVNDQLERHERYRLRSSPDNQCGQRARERFGLNRLDRPAVPIVNSFEHAGDTIIDHATGLAWRRDPSPYPLSWQDAASWCAALAADDLRTPWRLPTVNELLSLLDHAAIPHLHPIFPRTGRWFWTCDHHGKTECWYVNGEMGYAAPQDKDCRFSVRAVRSLAPRGD; this is encoded by the coding sequence ATGAAACCGTTCAGCGTCGGTAAATATCTGGTGCTCAAACGGCTGGGCAAAGGCGGCATGGGTGTGGTCTACAAGGCCATCCACCCGGAGATCGACAAGATCGTCGCCCTGAAGGTCCTGCAGCCGTCGGAAGCGCTCGAGATCACGCTCGGCAACGACCGGCTGGAGGAGATCTTCACCGCCGAGGCCCGCATCCTCGCCAGCCTGCAACACCCCAACCTGGCCGCCGTCTGGGATTACGATCGGGACCAGCAGGGGCGGCCCTACCTGGTCATGGAGTATTATTGCAACAACCTGGGCATAATGATCGGCGAGCAGTTTCAGATCGAACAGCCGTCCCGCCCGATCCGACCGGAGACCTTGGTCCGCTACGGCCTCCAGATTCTCGACGCACTGGCCTATCTGCATCACCAGCGCATTGTGCACCGGGACATCAAACCGCACAACATCCTGGTGACCGATGACGACACGGTGAAACTCTGTGATTTCGGGATGGCCCTGGCCGACTCCCTCTCCTTCTCCGGGCCCGACAACATGCAGATCGGCTCACCCTACTATACCCCGCCGGAACAGCGGAAAGACCCGCATCGGGTGGATGGCCGGGCCGACCTCTACGGTAGCGCCGTCCTGCTCTACCGGCTGCTGACCGGCACCCTGCCCGGCATGCAGAGTTTCCCGCTGTCCCTGATCGATGCGACCTACGATGCCAGCTGGGACGACTTCTTTCACACCGGCCTGCAATGGGACCCGCAACGGCGCTTCCCGAGCGCCGACGCCATGCGCCGGGCGCTGGCGGCGCTACCGTTGCAACCGGTACCCAGCGCTGACGTGAACGACCAGCTCGAGCGTCACGAAAGATATCGATTACGCAGCAGCCCCGACAACCAGTGCGGTCAGCGGGCCCGGGAGCGGTTCGGCCTGAATCGGCTGGATCGACCGGCAGTTCCGATCGTCAACAGCTTCGAACACGCCGGCGACACCATCATCGACCATGCCACCGGTCTAGCCTGGCGCCGGGATCCAAGCCCCTACCCGCTCAGCTGGCAGGACGCCGCATCCTGGTGCGCCGCTCTGGCAGCCGACGATCTCCGCACTCCCTGGCGGTTGCCGACCGTCAACGAATTACTGTCGCTCCTCGACCACGCCGCCATCCCGCACCTGCACCCGATCTTTCCCCGGACCGGCCGCTGGTTCTGGACCTGCGACCACCATGGGAAAACGGAATGCTGGTATGTGAATGGGGAGATGGGCTACGCCGCCCCGCAGGACAAGGATTGCCGATTTTCAGTGCGCGCCGTGCGCAGCCTGGCACCGCGGGGCGATTAG
- a CDS encoding metallophosphoesterase family protein: MRIAVIADIHGNSQALDAVLVDLDEQSIDATVSLGDNVGYGPEPERVVRTLIARNIISVCGNHELALTHDGYFRLLNPTCRHSLALTKELLSAASREWLAELPPVLVRDTIRFLHGCPPASPTEYLFEPSPPRLRRIFASYPEPLCFAGHTHLLNHFALSPAGDLSTTPLAIGCTSLNAGCRHLLVCGSVGQPRDDQDNRAKYGIWDDERSCLEVRAVAYDVETTVRLLHLKGFPEINARRLH, encoded by the coding sequence ATGAGGATCGCGGTCATCGCCGATATTCACGGCAACAGCCAAGCCCTGGATGCGGTGCTGGTGGATCTGGACGAGCAGTCCATCGACGCCACCGTCAGCCTCGGTGATAATGTCGGCTACGGCCCGGAACCGGAACGGGTGGTCAGGACTCTGATCGCCCGCAACATCATCTCCGTCTGCGGCAATCACGAACTGGCCCTGACCCATGATGGCTATTTCCGGCTGCTCAACCCCACCTGTCGCCATTCCCTGGCCTTGACCAAAGAACTGCTGTCAGCGGCCAGCCGTGAGTGGCTGGCCGAGCTACCGCCGGTCCTGGTCCGCGACACCATCCGGTTCTTGCATGGCTGCCCGCCGGCCTCCCCCACCGAATACCTGTTCGAACCTTCACCGCCGCGGCTCCGCCGTATCTTTGCCAGCTACCCCGAACCGCTCTGTTTCGCCGGCCATACCCATCTGCTGAACCATTTCGCCCTGTCCCCGGCCGGAGACCTATCGACAACGCCGCTGGCCATCGGCTGCACCAGTCTTAACGCCGGCTGCCGTCATCTGCTGGTCTGCGGTAGCGTCGGACAACCGCGGGACGATCAGGACAACCGGGCGAAATACGGCATCTGGGACGATGAGCGCTCGTGTCTGGAGGTCCGGGCCGTCGCCTACGACGTGGAGACCACCGTGCGGTTGCTGCACCTCAAAGGGTTTCCCGAGATCAACGCCCGTCGGCTGCACTGA